The Haloprofundus salinisoli region CCTAGGCTCTACGGTCAAACAGAGGAAGCGCGTGGAACAAAGAAAACCTCGCGCTACGATGGGGCAATCGAGAACGAAGAGGAGTTTTTCGCAGACATTGATTCCAAACTACAGCAAGGCAAAGTGACGTCGAAACTGGCTGAGGCATATCGTGAGCTGTATGATTTTGCTCAAGAACAAGGAAATGTCCAGATCAACAGGGCACAGAATGCCTCGTTCAAACTACTGGTAGATGAACATCAAGGGCATGCTGGTGGGAATCCTGGAGTGTTTTCAGCCAATATTAATACAAATCTCCAGATATGGCAGGCGAGCAACCCTCTTCCCGATGAGGAGGGTGAATCTTCAGATGTCGCATGGTCGCGAGAGGCTTACGAAGAGTACCAAGAAGCATTCTCCAGACTTGAGGGGAATCTTGACGGGAACACAGCATCGATCGAAATCATCGCACTTGACGGTAATCTTCAACAGTTCAAAGCTGCCTGCAACGAATTTGTGACCCGATGTAAAGAAGCAACACATACAGACGAAAGATGGTAGTTGTGAACCATCATATCCACTGGTCAATTCTCTAGTTGCGTGCAAACCAGACTTCGTTATCTACTGTTAATTGATGTAGAGGGGCAACTTCACAATGAAGCATCCTGAATCTCAGGGCGTCATGCGAGAAAACGAACCGATTGAGTGTGGAATTTGCGGAAAAGGATTACTTGAGAAACCGGTGCCCTCTGGGCCAAAAGAAGGAATCGAGAGGATGGTATCATCCGATCAAGCGCGGAAGATGAAAGGGAGTGACAAGACAAAGAGAGAGGCTGGGAAGGCCTGGTCGTTAAAAATCGGATTCTGCGAGGACTGCACAAAGAAACATAATTTCGACGGGAATAGTAGCCTAGACGAAGTTCTACCAAAGGTTGCACTCTCTCGAGTTGCAAAGATTCCAGAAAAGTAGACTGGCCGTTAATCAGAAAAATGGATCGGATCGTTTCAAACCAACATAGACCGACTTGACTCACGGAATCATCTCGCTGCCAAGATCCAATACTCAAAATTCCATCTCCACTTGGCACTATGAAGCCGCCATCGAAGTTATACTTCCAGGATTTGATGACTACTCTGGAAGATGGGAAATGACTCAATTTGAGCTTGTAAATGAGTTCATAGACGTCTCGAAGGAAGACGACCTCACAAAGGCCGTCTTCGGCTGTCTTGAGCTACTGAGCACGGAGGCGCTCAACGAGATATTCAAGCAAGCAGCATTGGGTATCAATGTACAGTCAGAGCCTGAATTCACATTTCACGTGACCGTAGATAGGCGAGAGCCCGACGTTATCATCGAAGACGGACGGAATCTCACCGTCATGGTTGAGGCCAAGCTCGGTGATCATACTAGGCCGAGCCAACTCTCCGATGAGTATGCAGATCTCATTGAGGGCTGGAACTCAGAATCCCTTAGACTATGGCACATCACAGATGACAGTCAGCGACCTCGAAATATCAAGGCTCGAACCGGTATACCACGGGACGACTTTCTGTGGTGCAGTTGGCGAGACCTTGCTTCGGCGTTACTCAATGTTGATTTGAGGGTGGTAAACAGTACAGACCGGAGTGTAATGGCGATGTTGGAGCAGATATTCGAGGATAACGGGTTTGCTCCGTTTGGAGGGTTCACTCTCATGAAGGATTTACAATCATTGTCAGGACAGTTGCAACAGGCGTATCAGGTACGAAAGCAGTACTACAGTGAAATCAATTTGTTCAGAAAAGACGTTGAGAGCTATCTCACTGATGAAGTTCGCTTCTGGCGGTTCTTTAGACGTGGTGTATCTGGAGGGATTTCATCGGGCCGGAAAACATTCCCAACGAAGAGTTGGGAGAATATGCCGAGAAACCTGTGGTTCAGTTATGTCCCTCAGGGTAACACCCCGGAACGTGCCACCAGACAATCCCACGAAAACTATCTGATTTTGGATTTTAATTCGAGAACTGGCACCATCAGAGCTGGCTATATGATGACTACAGCCACTGGTAAGGTCGAAGACGATGTCTTCCGGAAGATTCTGCATGAACAGAGAGACTTGGTTCTCGAGATTATTCGAGAGAACCAACTTCAGCCATACACAACCAGCTACAGTCTGACAGACAGATTAGGCCTCACTGACGACCTTGAGCCCTTCCTTGAGGAGCTCGGAGATTCCTCCTATGATGATTCTGAGTGGGGGCGGCGATTGCTACTCACCCGAACCTGGAGTACTGATGAGTTGCCGACCAAAGATGAAGGAGACGGACTATTTGAGCCAGCAGAGGTGACGAAGGAGATCGCAGGCGCATTGAACGACATTCACCAATTAACGTATCACGACTACGATCACATCTTCTATCCCAAAACTGAATAACTGCACCAAGTTCCGCCAGTATGGTAGTTTCCTCTGAGCGCACACTAGACAGACTTCGATGCATGCTGTAGCTGTTAGTTAGGTGTGTGCCTACTACACGTGACTGTGATGCGTAGGTGTGAATCGACACTGTGACGTATGGTTGTGTGAAGTGTCAGACAACAGATGGCACGTCTCTACGAGTACGCCGCCTCAAACACCAAGTCAGGCTACTTCCTCCGCGGTGGCTCCAGTGACGGCAACTATACTATGCGGGCAACCGACCTCGGTAGGCGACTCTTCGACAGTCTAGACTACGACCCCGGAATCGTCAATAGGGAGCGCGGCCCGCGTATCCCATCGCAACTACAGTGGGCGATGTATGATGTGGGGCTGCTCAAGACTGGTGATTCTGAACCATCTGGTACCGGAATTGACGGGGGTCTCGATGCTGAGGACGCGGAGATCACCGAGGAGATGATCGCCCAACTCGAAGAATTCGTTCTTGGCGAGGACTCCGACCGTGAGGAAATACTGAAACTTGCCGAAATTCTAGACATCGACCCCAAGGACGACTCCCTCACTCCTATCTGGGAGCTTTCCAAGTTCGAGGGGCAGGGAATCGTGAGCATCTTCGAGAGCAAGTTGGATGAAATAATTTGCACCGAAGACGCGCCCAACTGGGAAATCGACGTCAGGCACACACCCGAAATCCCCGGCCCTGAAGGCACGACGACCTTCCACGTCGACATCAAACATCCCGAAGACGGAGACGAGATCTACACGCATCAGATGTACTACGTTGCAGATGAAAACTCGGACACACCGGGGTTGGCAACGATGACGAAGGTACCCGTGGATGTCGACCGCCGCCTCCGAATCGATCGGCAGCGCGGGCGGGTACTTGAGGCTATGAGTCACGTCCCTCAGCTGGCCGGTATCTACGCTGGTGACCCGACGGTGGAATTGAACTGCATCATTCTGGAAGAAGTGCTGGACTGATAGGCCATCGTTACACCAGCCGATCCTCCCGCTTCCTCCGCTCAACCATCAGCCAGTCCCGGGCGGTAATCCACTCAGTCTTCACCGACCCTGACAGCCGTTGTTAACAGAGGAGATGGTGCTACCGGTGGGAGGGCTTTCGACTACTTGAGAACCGGATAGTTCGCAGGCGTAAAGGTCACTCTGAGGTCGTTAAAACGCGTCATCAAGAGCTGGTAACCCACGAAGGACTATTATCGGTGATACAAAACTAGTTGGTCGAGTTCTCTTCACCAACGACATCGTATGAATGACCGTGCCCGTGGGCTGAGATCGTGAACTGTGGGCTATTGATTATGGAGAGGCTGGGCGAACAGTGGCCCGAGGAATCGCGGTTTTACTTTCAGGATGGTATACTCAAGCTTATCAGTACAGCAATTAGTACATTCAATCGAAATGTCAACCCGTCTTCTTCATATCAGCGATACTCATCTCGGAAACCGGCAGTATGGGAGTGATATCCGCCGGGATGACTTCGCTGACGCATTCGAGAAAGCCATAGAGTATGCCGTTGAGCAAGATGTCGACGCGGTCATACACACGGGCGACCTGTTCGACTCGCGTGATCCGAGCCTTCCCGACCTGAACCGCTGTATAGACATCCTACAGCGCCTCGAAACTGCGGGAATTCCGTTCTACGGCATCGTCGGAAACCACGAGCGGAAGATGGACGATCAATACCTCGACCTAATCGAGAAGACGGGAGCAGCCGAACGCCTCACGAAACATCCCACACAGGCAACAGATGAGGTTGTCCTTTATGGCATTGACGCCGTAACCAAGCCGGCGTGGCACGCCGAGGACTTCCAACTCAAAGCACCACCAGAAGGCACGTTCACGATCCTCTGTATGCACCAACTCCTCGATCCGCCGGTGCCGGAACTATTTGCTGAGCACCCTCTTGACGACGTTCTCGAACGGGTCAACGTCGATCTTGACGCCGTTGCACTCGGAGACTACCACGAGACCGTCGGTACAGTCGAAGCCGGGACGAAGGTCTGGTACGCCGGGTCGACGGAGCGATGCGCGAAGGATGAGATAGAGCCCAGGACGGTGAGTCTCCTAGAGATCGATGGTGGTGAGTTGACCCGTCGAGAGCGAGAATTGGACACTCGGGACTTCATCACCATCGGAATCACGTTCGCCGAGGATGACGACCACTCGTACGCCGAAAATGTGATTGACCGCCACCACGTGGAGGATAAGGTCGTCTCGGTGGTACTCAACGGGGAATCGACGTCAGTCACCTCCCGCGACGTGCGCAAGGCCGTCATCAACCGCGGCGCCGCTGTGTGTCGCGTCGATGACGAGCGTGGAGGGCCCGACATCGATCTCTCTGAAGGGCCGCGCGGCGAAATAGAGAGCGTCGACCGCTTGATCGAAGAGAAACTGAGCGAACAGAACCTCAGCGAAATTTCGCTGGAGATCGAGGAACGCATCCGTACCGATTCCGTCGCTCGGTCTGGGTTCGACAATGAGGTGGAGGAACTCCTCATGGAGGCGCAAGACGAGGCGTTCGACGGACAAGCTGTGACAGAAGTGGAGGGCCAAGAATGAGGATGCAGCACCTCCGCCTCCAGAACATCCGAAGCTACGCCGACCAGACGGTCGAGTTCCCCGAGGGGACGATCCTCATCCACGGCGACAACGGAGCGGGAAAGACATCGCTATTGATGGGCCTGTTCGGGGGTCTCTTCCTCTCGGAGATTCGGAACGTCGGCAACAACTCGTTCAACCTCGAGGAGATTGTCCGGCGTGGAGAGACCAAGGGAACCGTCGGGCTCGTCTTCGGAGTCGGCGACGTGGAGTACACCGTCGAGTGGAAAATTTATACGACCGGTACACCGAACAGCGCGACGCTCACTTCACCGGCGCTGTCCGAGCCTGTGACAGGAATCACAGACGTTCACGACGAAGTGAGGCGCATCATCGGAATGGACGAGGATGACTTCGCCAACTCAGTCTATGTCAAGCAGGGTGAGATCGACCGCTTGATCGACGCAAGCAACCGGGCGGGAATGATTGACGGTCTTCTTGGACTCGACGAGATCGACGACTACATCGAGACGATGAAGATAGCCCGTCGGGGGGCGGGACGCGTGCGGGATCGTAAGCGCGACAACGCCGAGAGCCGCCGCAAGGAACTCCGTGAGAATTTCAAACGCGACGAGGATGACTTCGAAGATGAAATCACCGAACTCACTAAAGACATCGACCGATTCGACTCGCAGGTCAACAAGGTGGAAGACTACTTGGATGACCTGCGAGACACACGTGCTAACCTCGCAGGTGACATAGACGACTATGAGGATGCCGTCGAGCAGAAGCGCGAGAAGGAGCACCAGATCAAGGAAACAAAGGAGAAGCGAACGGAGAGGCAGCAGCAAATTGAGGAGTGCGAGGCCACCATCGATGACCTCGGTGTAGTCATTGATGACCTCGAAGACGATATTGACGAACTCGCCGCTACGGTCGACATGGATGTCGACACCGTGGACACGGCCAAGACCTCACTCGATGATACGCAAGACGCACTCCAAGCGACGTCGGTCGAGGAGGCAAATCGCAAAAACGACCTCGAGCAGGCGAAGGAGGCACTCGACGACCTCGAAGCGGAGTTGGACGAGGCACAGAAAGAACTAGAGGAACTCCAGGACGAGCGCGATACCTTCGAGAGGGAACTCGACACCTGCGAGGACAACCTCGATGCGGCGGGGGACGGTCTCGAAGACGCCGTCGACGAGCGAAACAAGATGGCGGTGGAATTCCTACCTGATGTTGACTTCGGCGACGAGATCGACGCCGAGACAATCGACCATGTGGAGGAGCGGATTGACACACTCGACGACCGACACGGAGAGATCGAGACCGAACTGGCCCAGCGCGAGACTACGCTCTCCGAACGCGAGAGTGATCTTGAAGACGAACGGGAGGCAGTGGACGATGCTCGGGACGCCCTCGAGGAGAAGCGACAAGAACTCGACTCGCTTGGGGACGACATCGACGCAGCCGAGCAACGACTCGACGAGGCCACTGACGAGTTCGAGAACCGGCTCTCGTCACTGGACGAATGCGCTGGCGAGTACGACATCGAGCTGTCCGCCGAGGAACTACAGGCCGCTGCCGACACCCGACTACCCGACCGAATCGAGGCGCTGAACGACGGCCTCGACAAGGTCGGCAACAGCATCTCGGCGCTCGAGGAGCGCGAGAGCAGTTTGGTCGACGAGCGCGAAGAGCTACGCGAACTCGACCAGGAGGGCAAGTGTCCACGGTGCAGGCAGCCTGTGGATGAGAACCACATCGAGGCTGAGGTCGATGAGATAGAGACCACTCTCGAAGAAACCCGCGAGGAGTTGGACGAACTGCTTGACGAACGAGAGACGCTCCAGCAGGAGAAGGCCGCGCTCGGCGACCTCCGCGACGGTGTCCTCGACGTCGTGGAGTTCCGCCGTGAGGAGGTCAAGACTGCCGAGGACGAACTCGAAGGCCTCGGCGACGAAAGAGACGATCTCCAAGCGAACATCGATGACCTCGAGATGGAGGTTGAGTCACACGAGGACGAGATTGATACGCTCGAAGACGACATCGTTGACCTCGAGGATGAGATTGAGCAGCTCGAAACCGACCGTGACGAGCTGGCAGAAGCGATTGAACGCGGTGAGGTTGTCGTTGACCAGTTCGAGACGGTCGCAGAACACCACGAGCGCGTAGAAGACATAGCGGAGGAAGTCGACCAGTTACGCACGGTAGTGGAAGAGAAAGAGGACGACATCACCGAGACACGCGACCGGATTGAATCGCTCCAGTCAGAGATCAACGAGCAAGAGGGTACCGTCGAAGACTGCGAGGCAGCGCTCCGCGAGGC contains the following coding sequences:
- a CDS encoding metallophosphoesterase family protein, producing MSTRLLHISDTHLGNRQYGSDIRRDDFADAFEKAIEYAVEQDVDAVIHTGDLFDSRDPSLPDLNRCIDILQRLETAGIPFYGIVGNHERKMDDQYLDLIEKTGAAERLTKHPTQATDEVVLYGIDAVTKPAWHAEDFQLKAPPEGTFTILCMHQLLDPPVPELFAEHPLDDVLERVNVDLDAVALGDYHETVGTVEAGTKVWYAGSTERCAKDEIEPRTVSLLEIDGGELTRRERELDTRDFITIGITFAEDDDHSYAENVIDRHHVEDKVVSVVLNGESTSVTSRDVRKAVINRGAAVCRVDDERGGPDIDLSEGPRGEIESVDRLIEEKLSEQNLSEISLEIEERIRTDSVARSGFDNEVEELLMEAQDEAFDGQAVTEVEGQE
- a CDS encoding AAA family ATPase, which produces MRMQHLRLQNIRSYADQTVEFPEGTILIHGDNGAGKTSLLMGLFGGLFLSEIRNVGNNSFNLEEIVRRGETKGTVGLVFGVGDVEYTVEWKIYTTGTPNSATLTSPALSEPVTGITDVHDEVRRIIGMDEDDFANSVYVKQGEIDRLIDASNRAGMIDGLLGLDEIDDYIETMKIARRGAGRVRDRKRDNAESRRKELRENFKRDEDDFEDEITELTKDIDRFDSQVNKVEDYLDDLRDTRANLAGDIDDYEDAVEQKREKEHQIKETKEKRTERQQQIEECEATIDDLGVVIDDLEDDIDELAATVDMDVDTVDTAKTSLDDTQDALQATSVEEANRKNDLEQAKEALDDLEAELDEAQKELEELQDERDTFERELDTCEDNLDAAGDGLEDAVDERNKMAVEFLPDVDFGDEIDAETIDHVEERIDTLDDRHGEIETELAQRETTLSERESDLEDEREAVDDARDALEEKRQELDSLGDDIDAAEQRLDEATDEFENRLSSLDECAGEYDIELSAEELQAAADTRLPDRIEALNDGLDKVGNSISALEERESSLVDEREELRELDQEGKCPRCRQPVDENHIEAEVDEIETTLEETREELDELLDERETLQQEKAALGDLRDGVLDVVEFRREEVKTAEDELEGLGDERDDLQANIDDLEMEVESHEDEIDTLEDDIVDLEDEIEQLETDRDELAEAIERGEVVVDQFETVAEHHERVEDIAEEVDQLRTVVEEKEDDITETRDRIESLQSEINEQEGTVEDCEAALREAKAEVDTLEDRRETLEEIVDLYDEIDEKQSEISDEQQSIEAHREMIQTLNEQLTDLREEREGLKEQLGDTNLEELKAKLEQVEDKIEERKETRDKLQAEALKLREERNTLQNELSNLRDLKERIEEFEQRAEWADAVHGELDTTLSVYENVKSELREKYLAYINEYTNDIFQNIYLNSSYQRVVVSETYDERSDSYDYEIQLLCDDGTTEDPSNASGGERAIVNLALRAGIYKLIAELEGGDRGRLPPFILDEPTTFLDEGHVGQLEEMLDRIREWDVPQVIVVSHDETLIDGADHACHVEIDEVTNTSRVTMRSAGAD